GTTTGGATAGAAGATTGAATTCGTCATATGCgttattgaaaattttttgtattataTTGGTTAATCAAGTATAACCCCAAAAAAGCAGCAATCTAGTGTTTAATTGATGTACAAATAATCCAACAAAAAGTATCCATGATTTCGTTGTTAGTTTGAAATACTTGCTAATTTGGATAgcctttttttggaaaaaaaaaatttcttttctttatcgcTTCATGAACATGTTTTCAATTATTTACATTTCTAGTGATTTGTTATCAGCTTATTCAATGTAAATTACATTACAAAACCTGGTATAGTATCATTCTAAAAAGGTTTTCAAAATAATCTCAATGTTAACATTACTCAACTTTTTAGTGAAAAATAAGTAAACCTGCTTCATAATGCATGAGAATATTTTGCCATCACATCAGAAGTGCTCATGCAAGAGACACAATTACATAGGTGCATATTACATAGGTGCTTATTACATGATCACTCATCAAGCTGTTATTTCTATTTCACACTACAAACTACTGAGGCTGTTTAAGCATTGATGGGTAATCACAACCTAGCTTTATTAGTTCGCAGTCTCTGCATCAACAGCTTCATCAGGATGTCCACCATGGCCGCCACCACCACGTCCTCCATAGCCGCCACCGCGTCCTCCATAGCCACCACCACCACGTCCTCCATAGCCACCACCAGGATACCCTCCATATCCACCCCCGTGATATCCTCCATAACCACCACGGCCGCCACCGCCACGTCCGCCATAGCCACCACCCGGGTACCCTCCATATCCGCCCCCATGATATCCTCCATGACCTCCTCCTGGATAGCCCCCATATCCACCACCGCGGTACCCTCCATATCCTCCTCCACGGTACCCTCCGTAGCCATCAGTCTCAACTGCATTAGctgcaaagaagaaaaatacgGCGTAGGCGTTAGTTACCGTAATCGCAATTCTGAAATGTAAGGTTTGGACCGAATTGTCCACACTTTTTTAGGCAGCATATCAAGAAACATCGTAATCATTTGAACATTTATCTGTGTCAAGTTAGTATCGTACAGATATCCTTAAAATGGATTATTACTACTAACTAATGGCTAGTTTTACCATAGTGAATCacagtttcaaaatttcaataaaAAGTATGTTTTATGCATAGAGAAGTAATAGtgtaaaatttattttgacACAACAAGTACAGGAAAATGATCCAGTTGCACTATACTCCAAGCCCCACGTTGGGAAAGGCAAAACAATTGCATGTACACCATGCTAAGGTGTATGTACACCTTAGCTATGTAGCTTTTCTACTCCGACGCTTCACATGCACGACCAAAATCTATCTGAAATGTTAAACTGTGTAGTCCAAAATTTTAAGATCCATATAaatttggaaagagaaaaaatgataaaatttgaaCTAGAGAATAAATTCTTACAATTGTCAACAGAAGTGGAAGTCTCAGCCAATTCTCTAGCAGCAACCTCTGAGGTAATCATTAAAGCTATAGCTAaggaaatgaaaaggaaaagaagtgtCTTTGAACCCATTTTTTGCTCAGGGAAAACTTATGTATTGAAAAACTGGTTTTTGGAAGGATGAGAAAGCTGGTATAGAGTGGtctctatttataggaaaatCTTTGCCACATTTCTGTCAAAAGGGTCGGGGAGTCGGCCCACCAGGTAGTTGGACGATGAAGAGATGATTGTTTGCACTTGGTAGAAAGTCCATATTATCATAAATTACAGTCCCTTTAGTGAAAGTTATGAAATAGAAAGATGTACCTAAAAGCGTTTATTCCAATTTCTACATGTTTTAAAGACACATAGACTTCGAGAACTATGGAGAGGATAATGATCATGTCCAATATTCAACAATATGTCCAAGTATTGTTGACAATTTGGACTCTGCTGATTACTTCGATCGATTATGATTATTCCAAATTGATTAAATtgtcaaactcttttttttttggaagaagaagaaaagaaacaaggaagAACATGCCAAACTTTGCAATAGTTCCAagagaggtatgattggaaggcTATTTAATTATGTTACGTTTTGCATTACAAAAACATGTTTTGTGGTAAACCCCGGCCCTTCCGATTCATAAATGCTTGGGCTGAACATGAGGAATTCTTGGGGATGGTGAGGAAATCCTAGGAGCAAGAGTGCATGAGACCGCCATTGCACGTCCTATGCTCGAAGCTACAACGGTTAAGGAAGTGTATTCAACCCTGGAATAGGGTAAGAGTAGGTAATTTCACTGCCAATATTCGGGAGGCTGGGGCAGAGGTGGCACGACTGGAGCAAGCTATGGAGGACGGGGGCACGGATGAAGCTCAGGTGTGTCTACAACAGGCCCAGGCTCATCTTAGTCGAGCTCTAAGTATGGAGGAATCCTTGTGAAAGCAGCGGTCTAGGGTCAAATGGTTGCAATTAAGTGACAGGAACACAAAGTTTTTCCACTCGGTGGTGAAACAACGTCGTATGCAGGCAGTAATTCATAGGATACATGACTGTAATCAGGAGTGGGTGACTGAGGATGAGCTTGTAGAAGCGGAAGCAGTTAGGTATTTCTCCGTACTCTTCTCGAAGGAGGAGGATTCCTTCTTATCTGCGACTCTTGGGGTCATCCCACGCTTACTCTTGGAGGCAGACAATGTGGTCTTACAAGAAGTTCCATCTATAGAAGAAGTTCGGTAGGTGATTTTTAAGATGGACAGGGATAGTGCTGCTGGGCCTGATGGTTttactggaaaatttttcacctCCTCTTGGGACATAATTGGGGAGGATGTATATCGCGCTGTACAAAGTTTTTTCTGTGGGGAGGAATTGCCCAGGCGAGTGACTGCTACTTCTCTAGTTTTGCTGGCCAAGGTTGCACGTCCTAAGGATTTTTCTGAGTTCCGTCCGATCAGCTTGTGTAATTTTGTCAACAAGAATATCTCTAAGCTTCTGGCCAATCGTCTTGCTTCTGTTCTCCCCAATATAATTTCGGAGAACCAAAGTGGATTCGTCCGGGGACGGTTGATATCTGACAATTACTTGTTAGCTCAGGATTTGGTCTCTTCGATTGGCCGGGCTGCAAGGAGAGGTAATGTTGCTTTGAAGCTAGATATGATGAAAACTTATGATCGGG
This Coffea arabica cultivar ET-39 chromosome 3e, Coffea Arabica ET-39 HiFi, whole genome shotgun sequence DNA region includes the following protein-coding sequences:
- the LOC113736429 gene encoding uncharacterized protein translates to MGSKTLLFLFISLAIALMITSEVAARELAETSTSVDNSNAVETDGYGGYRGGGYGGYRGGGYGGYPGGGHGGYHGGGYGGYPGGGYGGRGGGGRGGYGGYHGGGYGGYPGGGYGGRGGGGYGGRGGGYGGRGGGGHGGHPDEAVDAETAN